The genomic DNA CGCGACGCCGGCCGCACCGTGGTGGAACTGGCCCGGCGCTACTACGAGCAAGACGATGAGCGCTGCCTGCCGCGCAACATCGCCAGCCGCTCCGCCTTCCGCAACGCCATGAGCCTGGACATTGCCATGGGCGGCTCCACCAACACCGTGCTGCACCTGCTGGCCGCCGCCCAGGAGGGCGAAGTCGAATTCGACATGGTCGACATCGACAAGCTCTCCCGCAAGGTGCCCAACCTCTGCAAGGTGGCCCCGGCCACCCCGCTTTTCCACATGGAGGACGTGCACCGCGCCGGCGGCATCATGGGCATCCTCGGCGAACTGGACCGGGCCAAGCTGCTGGATACCACCGTGCCCACCGTGCACAGCAACACCCTGGCCGATGCCCTGGAGCGCTGGGACGTGAAGCGCACCGACGACCCAGCGGTTCACGACTTCTTCAAGGCCGGCCCGGCCGGCGTGCCCAGCCAGACCGCTTTCAGCCAGTCCACCCGCTTCGAGGAACTGGACCTGGACCGGGAGTGCGGCTGCATCCGCACCCTGGAGCACGCCTACAGCAGGGACGGCGGGCTGGCGGTGCTCTACGGCAACCTGGCCGAGCGCGGCTGCATCGTGAAGACCGCCGGGGTGGACGAGTCCATCCTCACCTTCGAGGGGCCGGCGGTGATCTTCGAGAGCCAGGACGCCGCCGTGGAGGGGATTCTCGCGGGTCAGGTGAAGAAGGGCGACGTGGTCATCATCCGCTACGAGGGGCCGCGCGGCGGGCCGGGCATGCAGGAGATGCTCTACCCCACCAGCTACCTGAAGTCCCGCGGGCTGGGCAAGGACTGCGCGCTGATCACCGACGGCCGGTTCTCGGGCGGCACCTCGGGGCTCTCCATCGGTCACGTCTCCCCGGAGGCCGCCGAGGGGGGCAACATCGGGCTGATCGAGCCGGGCGACCGGATCTGCATCGACATCCCCAAGCGCAGCATCCGCATCGACATCAGCGACGAGGAACTGGCCCGCCGCCACGAGGCGATGGACGCCCGCGGGCGCGAGGGCTGGAAACCGGCCGCACCCCGCCAGCGCAAGGTCACCACGGCCCTGAAGGCCTACGCTAAACTGACCACCAGTGCCGACAAGGGCGCGGTGCGTAACCTGGACCTGCTGGACTGAAACGGAGGGGCGGCCCATGCGCAACCTGATGACCACCGCAGCGCTGATCGGCGTCGGGGGCATCGCGCTTGCCGCCCCCGCACTGC from Alkalispirillum mobile includes the following:
- the ilvD gene encoding dihydroxy-acid dehydratase, translating into MPQYRSKTSTAGRNMAGARALWRATGMKDGDFEKPIIAVANSFTQFVPGHVHLKDLGQLVIDEIEKAGGVGKEFDTIAVDDGIAMGHDGMLYSLPSRDIIADSVEYMVNAHCADALVCISNCDKITPGMLMAAMRLNIPVVFVSGGPMEAGKTKLASGEEISTDLVDAMVAAANPDVSDEDVAIYERSACPTCGSCSGMFTANSMNCLTEALGLSLPGNGSLLATHADRERLFRDAGRTVVELARRYYEQDDERCLPRNIASRSAFRNAMSLDIAMGGSTNTVLHLLAAAQEGEVEFDMVDIDKLSRKVPNLCKVAPATPLFHMEDVHRAGGIMGILGELDRAKLLDTTVPTVHSNTLADALERWDVKRTDDPAVHDFFKAGPAGVPSQTAFSQSTRFEELDLDRECGCIRTLEHAYSRDGGLAVLYGNLAERGCIVKTAGVDESILTFEGPAVIFESQDAAVEGILAGQVKKGDVVIIRYEGPRGGPGMQEMLYPTSYLKSRGLGKDCALITDGRFSGGTSGLSIGHVSPEAAEGGNIGLIEPGDRICIDIPKRSIRIDISDEELARRHEAMDARGREGWKPAAPRQRKVTTALKAYAKLTTSADKGAVRNLDLLD